One Bacillota bacterium genomic window, TGTGCACTTGCGTCTGCAGGCCTCCACCGCGCCTCCCGCGAGCAGGATCTCCACGAGGAAGTCCGGCAACACCGTACCCTGGCCGCGCCACGAGGTGGTCAGGTTCTCGACCACCCCGGTCGCGGGGTCATACCGCACGACGTCTCCATCGCTCACGCCGGTGGAGACGTTGGGGCATTCCACCGCCACCAGGCCGAGGTTGATGGCGTTGCGGAAGAATATGCGCGCGAAGGACTCGGCGATGATCGCCCGGATGCCGGCGGCCTTGATCAGGGCGGGGGCGGTTTCCCGGCTGGAGCCACAGCCGAAATTGCGACCTCCCACGATCACGTCCCCGGGCTGTACCCTGTTGTTGAAGCCGGGGGCAATGGCTTCGAACAGGTGGGGGAGCATGTCCGCTAGCTCGGTCGAGATCATGTGCTTGCCGGAAATGATCACGTCTGTATCTATGTTGTCACCGAAGCAATGCGCTCGGCCCACGATGGGCGGAAGTGTCGTGTCCATAACCCAGCCTCCTCAATCCCGGCGACGACGGCGCAAGCCGTCTTACCGGCCCGGGGTCGTGTCAGAAAAGGGTGCGCGGATCGGCGAGGTGGCCGGCCACAGCCGAAGCCGCGGCCGTGTACGGGGACGCCAGGTAGATGCTCGCCCGGTCGCTCCCCATGCGCCCCACGAAGTTACGGGTGCCGGTGGATACGCATACTTCGTCTGCCGCCAGCAGGCCGAAGTGGCCTCCGAAGCACGGTCCGCAGGTGGGCGGGCCGATTACCGCTCCCGCATCTATGAGGGTGTCCAGTATGCCCTCGTGGCTCATCTGGCGCATTACCTCGTAGGAGGCGGGTACCACGATCAGCCGCGTGTGCGGGTTAACCTTTCGCCCCCTGAGGAGCCTGGCGGCGGCCCTCATGTCTTCCAGCCGCCCGTTGGCGCACCCTCCTATGAACACCTGGTCCACGCGCACCGGCTCGACCTCCGCCACCGGCCGCACCCTGTCCGGCGAGGGCGGAAGTGCCACCATAGGCACCAGCGCGCCGAGGTCGAGCCCAATCCGGCGGCGGTAGACGGCGTCCGGGTCGGGTGCCAGCTC contains:
- the leuD gene encoding 3-isopropylmalate dehydratase small subunit (catalyzes the isomerization between 2-isopropylmalate and 3-isopropylmalate in leucine biosynthesis), with translation MDTTLPPIVGRAHCFGDNIDTDVIISGKHMISTELADMLPHLFEAIAPGFNNRVQPGDVIVGGRNFGCGSSRETAPALIKAAGIRAIIAESFARIFFRNAINLGLVAVECPNVSTGVSDGDVVRYDPATGVVENLTTSWRGQGTVLPDFLVEILLAGGAVEACRRKCT